A single window of Tenericutes bacterium MZ-XQ DNA harbors:
- a CDS encoding ABC transporter ATP-binding protein, producing the protein MSTAVKIKGLVKNYNGVFAVNNLDLSVPEGSIYGFLGSNGAGKTTTLKMIIGMTEPTAGEIEIMGKKVVFGSNEFIDVIGYLPDVPGFYDWMTPKEFLHFSGGLYDMSKEEIIKRTKELLELVNLKKVQNRKIGTFSRGMKQRLGIAQALINNPKVVLLDEPVSALDPIGRKEVMDIIQSLAGKVTVFFSTHILADVERICDRIIIINEGKKLLEDSIEHIKEVPDIRTLDIECENEEDAKIFEDFAKHESIDHVEIDKFRVAIFGSDIDQMRHLVSGLLYERKVYVKKIQVREVSLEDIFIKVVNGNA; encoded by the coding sequence ATGTCGACAGCAGTGAAGATTAAGGGACTCGTTAAGAATTATAATGGTGTCTTTGCTGTTAACAACTTAGATTTATCTGTACCAGAAGGGTCAATTTATGGATTCTTAGGATCTAATGGCGCTGGAAAAACAACAACACTTAAAATGATCATAGGCATGACAGAACCAACTGCCGGTGAGATTGAAATCATGGGTAAAAAAGTTGTCTTTGGAAGTAATGAGTTTATAGATGTCATTGGATATTTACCAGATGTTCCAGGGTTTTATGATTGGATGACTCCAAAAGAGTTCTTACATTTTTCAGGTGGACTTTATGATATGTCTAAAGAAGAGATCATCAAGAGAACCAAAGAACTTCTGGAATTAGTTAATCTTAAAAAAGTTCAAAATCGAAAAATCGGAACTTTTTCAAGAGGTATGAAACAACGTTTAGGTATCGCTCAAGCACTCATCAACAATCCAAAAGTCGTTTTACTTGATGAACCTGTATCAGCCCTTGATCCGATCGGAAGAAAAGAAGTGATGGACATCATTCAATCACTCGCTGGAAAAGTAACAGTATTCTTTTCAACACATATCTTAGCAGATGTTGAAAGAATCTGTGACCGCATCATTATCATTAATGAAGGTAAAAAATTATTAGAAGATTCGATTGAACATATTAAAGAAGTACCTGATATTAGAACATTAGATATTGAATGTGAAAATGAGGAAGATGCAAAGATTTTTGAAGATTTCGCTAAACACGAATCTATTGATCATGTGGAAATTGATAAATTTAGAGTTGCCATCTTTGGTTCAGACATTGATCAAATGAGACATCTTGTAAGTGGCCTACTTTATGAACGTAAAGTCTATGTTAAAAAAATTCAAGTGAGAGAAGTATCACTTGAAGATATCTTTATTAAGGTGGTGAATGGAAATGCTTAA
- a CDS encoding hydrogenase accessory protein HypB: protein MNKVKVIEIQKRVYANNDEQAAILRDEINTNKTFVMNLMSSPGSGKTTMLVNTINRIKHKVKIGIVEADIDSDVDAYTILDQTGVKVNQLHSGGMCHLDAGMAKEGLEDIGYQDLDFVVIENIGNLICPASYDLGQSMNAMILSVPEGDDKPLKYPKMFTKVDVLVISKIDTLSVFDFDFKRLEENVRKLNPDIKIFPISAKTGEGMDQWCDFLVDNIVAFKN, encoded by the coding sequence ATGAATAAAGTTAAAGTGATTGAAATTCAAAAAAGAGTTTATGCGAATAATGATGAACAAGCAGCAATCTTAAGAGATGAGATTAACACAAACAAAACGTTTGTGATGAATCTCATGTCAAGTCCAGGTAGTGGTAAAACAACCATGCTTGTAAACACCATTAATCGCATTAAGCATAAAGTCAAGATTGGTATCGTAGAAGCTGATATTGATAGTGATGTTGATGCGTATACGATTTTAGATCAAACTGGTGTTAAAGTAAACCAACTCCATTCTGGTGGTATGTGTCATTTAGATGCAGGTATGGCTAAAGAAGGATTAGAAGATATCGGTTATCAAGATTTAGATTTTGTCGTCATCGAAAATATCGGAAACTTGATATGTCCAGCATCTTATGATTTAGGACAATCCATGAATGCGATGATCTTATCTGTGCCTGAAGGTGATGATAAACCACTTAAATATCCAAAGATGTTTACAAAAGTTGACGTCTTAGTTATCAGTAAGATCGATACATTATCAGTTTTTGATTTTGATTTTAAACGCTTAGAAGAGAATGTTAGAAAATTAAATCCAGATATTAAGATATTCCCAATATCTGCAAAAACTGGAGAGGGTATGGATCAATGGTGTGACTTTTTAGTCGATAACATCGTTGCATTCAAAAATTAG
- a CDS encoding UDP-N-acetylglucosamine diphosphorylase/glucosamine-1-phosphate N-acetyltransferase yields the protein MPKTYGLVLAAGKGTRMKTEMPKCAYPILKKPMIEYIVEKLEKTKIEETVVVVGHQKEVLMDILKDRVHYAEQTEQLGTGHAALSAAPILEDKEGVTFILPGDMPLMEIKLTDKILKAHEEMGNDLTVVSMVFDNPKSYGRIVRDQYGAIAAIVEDKDCTGEQKKIQEVNSGVYVVNNKALFKVLRTIKKNERKGEYYLTDIVALMRHDYKIGSFVVRDAYQMMGVNDLYSVSIAERYLRDEINRNHMLNGVEMVSPNTITIGHNVIIEPGVTIYPNTTITGDSVIRERAVIGPNTEIHNGRIDEHAEIKHSLVYDSIVGAYTTVGPFAHLRNHAEIGTHNRIGNFVEVKKSSTGTNTKAAHLSYIGDAEVGSNVNFGCGSITVNYDGVNKHKTKIGDDVFIGCNVNMVAPLTIEDEVFIAAGSTVTTDVPKGSLSIARNQQINKADYYHNLIKPKPKADK from the coding sequence ATGCCTAAAACTTATGGACTTGTGCTTGCAGCCGGCAAAGGCACAAGAATGAAAACAGAAATGCCAAAATGTGCGTATCCAATTTTGAAAAAACCAATGATTGAATATATCGTTGAAAAATTGGAAAAAACAAAGATTGAAGAGACAGTTGTTGTTGTGGGACACCAAAAAGAAGTCTTAATGGACATCTTAAAGGATCGTGTTCATTATGCTGAACAAACAGAACAATTAGGCACAGGCCATGCAGCTTTATCTGCAGCGCCGATTTTAGAAGATAAAGAAGGTGTCACTTTTATCTTGCCTGGTGATATGCCTTTAATGGAAATCAAATTAACAGATAAGATTTTAAAAGCACATGAGGAAATGGGTAATGATTTAACTGTGGTTTCCATGGTTTTTGATAATCCAAAATCATACGGTCGTATCGTTAGAGATCAGTATGGTGCGATTGCTGCAATCGTTGAGGATAAAGATTGTACTGGTGAACAAAAGAAAATCCAAGAAGTCAATTCTGGTGTTTATGTCGTTAATAATAAGGCTTTATTTAAAGTATTAAGAACGATTAAGAAAAATGAACGTAAAGGTGAGTATTATTTAACTGATATCGTTGCACTCATGAGGCATGATTACAAAATCGGATCATTTGTTGTGCGTGACGCATATCAAATGATGGGTGTAAATGATTTATATTCTGTAAGTATCGCTGAAAGATATTTAAGAGATGAAATCAATAGAAATCATATGTTAAATGGTGTTGAAATGGTATCACCAAATACCATTACCATTGGTCATAATGTCATTATTGAACCAGGTGTTACCATTTATCCAAATACAACCATCACTGGTGATTCTGTGATAAGAGAACGTGCAGTTATTGGACCAAACACGGAAATTCATAATGGTCGCATTGATGAGCATGCAGAAATTAAGCATTCATTAGTCTATGATTCTATCGTCGGAGCTTATACAACTGTGGGTCCATTCGCCCATTTAAGAAATCATGCAGAGATTGGTACGCATAATAGAATTGGTAACTTCGTTGAGGTTAAAAAATCCTCTACAGGCACAAATACAAAAGCTGCACACCTATCTTATATTGGTGATGCAGAAGTTGGATCGAATGTAAACTTTGGTTGTGGATCAATTACGGTTAACTATGATGGCGTAAATAAGCATAAGACTAAGATTGGTGATGATGTCTTTATTGGTTGTAATGTCAATATGGTTGCACCTCTTACCATCGAAGATGAAGTTTTTATTGCTGCTGGTTCAACAGT
- a CDS encoding glutamine--fructose-6-phosphate aminotransferase — protein MCGIVGFIGHKHDAKDVVLNGLTKLEYRGYDSAGISLFNSKFRAFDIYKDFGRVSKLKELTKDTLISNIGIGHTRWATHGKVTKENAHPHYSQSKRFIIVHNGVIENHEELKSQYLANALFYSETDTEVIAQLIESFSETLSVENAILTTLKLLEGSYALLVIDTESPHTIYAAKNKSPLVLGQSEDGVTIASDLMALVGYSDQYIALADHTFVVCEADRVTMYNLNHEPLPTSFLDIDLDEADADIGEYQHYMLKEIYEQPSVVRRIVQNYFEDGEIKIAKQVLKDIKASDRIYILAAGTSMHAGYVGKYILEELVEIPVEVHIASEFAYHTPLLTEKPFFLMISQSGETADLRACLMKTKKMNYKTLTVTNVKTSTLARESNYYLELFAGPEIAVASTKAYVAQIGVLAVLAYALSEQTFDLKKALTEVALSIEDFLSTQDVSSLVHKIIIKRNCFYIGRTIDYYTALEAALKLKEISYIQTEGFAAGELKHGTIALIEDGTPVIALISNKEISSNTRSNLNEVIARGASTIKISLKSTSHKDDDIILKDVHPLLTPMAMVVPTQLFAYYAALERGLDIDKPRNLAKSVTVE, from the coding sequence ATGTGTGGCATAGTTGGATTTATCGGACATAAACATGACGCAAAAGATGTCGTCTTAAATGGACTTACGAAATTAGAATACCGTGGATATGACTCCGCAGGTATTTCTTTATTTAATTCAAAGTTTAGAGCATTTGATATTTATAAAGATTTTGGACGCGTCTCAAAATTAAAAGAACTGACAAAAGATACATTGATTTCAAACATAGGTATTGGCCACACAAGATGGGCAACACATGGGAAAGTTACAAAAGAAAATGCACATCCCCATTATTCACAATCAAAAAGATTTATCATTGTTCATAATGGTGTGATTGAAAATCATGAGGAACTCAAGTCACAATATTTAGCAAACGCACTTTTTTACTCTGAAACAGATACTGAAGTGATTGCACAACTCATCGAATCATTTAGTGAAACTTTAAGTGTTGAAAATGCGATTTTAACAACACTTAAACTTTTAGAAGGATCTTACGCACTTTTAGTCATTGATACAGAATCACCACATACGATTTATGCAGCTAAAAACAAGTCACCACTAGTTTTAGGACAATCCGAAGATGGTGTAACGATTGCATCTGATTTGATGGCTCTAGTGGGGTATAGTGATCAGTATATTGCATTAGCGGATCATACGTTTGTTGTGTGTGAAGCTGATCGAGTAACCATGTATAATTTAAATCATGAACCATTACCGACTTCATTTTTAGACATTGACTTAGACGAAGCTGATGCCGATATTGGAGAATATCAGCATTATATGTTGAAAGAGATTTATGAACAACCATCAGTCGTTAGAAGAATTGTACAAAATTACTTTGAAGATGGAGAGATTAAGATTGCTAAGCAAGTCTTAAAAGATATCAAAGCATCTGATCGGATTTATATACTTGCTGCTGGAACATCCATGCATGCAGGTTATGTTGGAAAATATATTTTAGAAGAACTTGTAGAAATCCCAGTTGAAGTACATATTGCATCAGAATTTGCATATCATACACCACTTTTAACTGAAAAACCATTCTTTTTAATGATTTCACAGTCAGGGGAGACAGCTGATCTTAGAGCATGTCTCATGAAGACTAAAAAGATGAACTATAAAACTTTAACTGTAACAAATGTGAAAACATCAACACTCGCAAGAGAATCTAATTATTACTTAGAACTTTTTGCAGGTCCTGAAATTGCAGTAGCATCGACAAAAGCTTATGTTGCACAAATCGGTGTATTAGCAGTTTTAGCCTATGCTTTATCTGAACAAACCTTTGATTTAAAGAAAGCATTAACTGAAGTTGCATTATCCATTGAAGACTTCTTATCAACTCAAGATGTATCATCTTTGGTTCATAAGATTATCATTAAAAGAAATTGTTTTTATATCGGTAGAACGATCGATTACTATACTGCCTTAGAGGCTGCTTTAAAGTTAAAAGAAATATCATACATTCAAACAGAAGGGTTTGCTGCAGGTGAGTTAAAGCATGGAACGATTGCTTTAATTGAAGATGGAACACCTGTGATTGCTTTAATCTCAAATAAAGAAATATCAAGTAACACAAGATCGAACTTAAATGAAGTGATTGCACGTGGTGCATCAACCATTAAAATTTCATTGAAATCAACATCACATAAAGATGATGACATTATCTTAAAAGATGTACATCCATTGTTAACACCTATGGCGATGGTTGTACCGACACAACTTTTTGCATACTATGCAGCTTTAGAACGTGGTCTTGATATTGATAAACCAAGAAATCTTGCAAAAAGTGTTACGGTAGAATAA
- a CDS encoding proline/glycine betaine ABC transporter ATP-binding protein, which translates to MSVDITVKNLSVIFGTPKQKEKALKLIDEGLSAAEIKKKTGATVANKNVNFEINKNELFVIVGLSGSGKSTFIRTLNLLNKPTRGEILINGKDITKLSKEELRDYRRKDVSMVFQHFGLFSHRTVLENVQYPLEIQGVEKEEMVKQAMIATEKVGLKGWEHYMPSELSGGMRQRVGLARALTNNPALLLMDEPYSALDPLIRRDMQNELLSLEDEDEDRTIVFITHDMNEAFRMGDKIALMKDGEVVQIGTFNDFFKTPANDYVRDFIADVDRSRILKVRGIMRKVKNALHPTASIEEAKTFMDEKEIDSVYVTDDNNMLLGVVLKEDVEKTRNKTIKALIKDDTYRPVLRNSYIKDVLKELKESNHDIPVIDQKGRLRGVLGYDDVIDALAE; encoded by the coding sequence ATGAGTGTAGATATTACTGTTAAGAACTTATCTGTTATTTTTGGTACGCCTAAACAAAAAGAAAAAGCTTTAAAGCTGATTGATGAAGGTCTATCAGCTGCAGAAATTAAAAAGAAAACAGGCGCAACAGTTGCTAATAAAAATGTGAACTTTGAAATCAACAAGAATGAACTATTTGTGATTGTTGGTTTATCTGGTAGTGGGAAATCAACATTTATTAGAACGCTAAACCTTTTAAACAAACCGACAAGAGGAGAAATCCTTATCAATGGAAAAGATATTACAAAGTTATCTAAAGAAGAACTAAGAGATTATAGAAGAAAAGATGTTTCAATGGTGTTTCAACACTTTGGACTCTTTTCACATAGAACTGTTTTAGAAAACGTGCAATATCCATTAGAAATCCAAGGTGTTGAAAAAGAAGAAATGGTTAAACAAGCGATGATCGCAACCGAAAAGGTAGGACTTAAAGGTTGGGAGCACTACATGCCTTCTGAACTCTCAGGTGGGATGAGACAACGTGTAGGGCTTGCAAGAGCTTTAACCAATAACCCAGCTTTATTACTCATGGATGAACCTTATAGTGCGTTAGATCCATTAATTAGACGTGATATGCAAAATGAATTATTATCACTTGAAGATGAAGACGAAGATCGTACAATCGTATTTATTACTCACGATATGAATGAAGCATTTAGAATGGGTGATAAAATTGCACTCATGAAAGATGGAGAAGTTGTACAAATTGGAACATTCAATGATTTCTTTAAAACACCAGCAAATGATTATGTGAGAGATTTTATTGCAGATGTCGATCGTTCAAGAATCTTAAAAGTGAGAGGGATTATGCGAAAAGTGAAAAACGCACTTCATCCAACCGCATCGATTGAAGAAGCGAAAACTTTTATGGATGAGAAGGAAATTGATTCTGTTTATGTGACAGACGATAACAACATGCTTTTAGGCGTTGTTTTAAAAGAAGATGTTGAAAAAACAAGAAATAAGACCATTAAAGCATTAATCAAAGACGATACGTATCGTCCAGTCTTAAGAAATAGCTATATTAAAGACGTCTTAAAGGAACTCAAAGAATCAAACCATGATATTCCCGTTATTGATCAAAAAGGGCGTTTACGTGGCGTATTAGGTTATGATGACGTCATTGATGCATTAGCTGAATAG